From a region of the Hemibagrus wyckioides isolate EC202008001 linkage group LG14, SWU_Hwy_1.0, whole genome shotgun sequence genome:
- the si:ch211-256a21.4 gene encoding uncharacterized protein si:ch211-256a21.4, with product MNVPEFVDSTSRFRFAESFLGLVGCICICYAVCMPDWMEGNGLWSVGNESSPVDSQTEWHIIQGLGPHVVFAGLSFLMAISAGILCLLFAFCWTSNTSLSYSNTRSLLMAGQALYPTTLLLITLLPTGFFFLLSWALFTSQHIADIRKDLTCLGSSYWLGAVGWALLLAVLPVVFLVEQCVVPDILPELKMKTEFWQKGFQVAHTRSFSESYQHSAKHFKPEYKTYMSMP from the exons ATGAACGTACCAGAGTTTGTGGATTCAACAAGTCGCTTTCGATTCGCTGAATCGTTTTTGGGTTTAGTAGGCTGCATATGCATCTGTTATGCTGTTTGTATGCCTGACTGGATGGAGGGAAATGGACTGTGGTCAGTGGGAAATGAGTCCAGTCCAGTTGATAGCCAGACAGAATGGCACATAATCCAAG GTCTAGGGCCTCACGTTGTGTTTGCTGGCCTTTCTTTCCTCATGGCTATAAGTGCGGGAATTCTGTGTCTCCTGTTTGCATTCTGCTGGACGTCAAATACCTCGCTCTCTTACTCCAACACACGCTCACTGCTGATGGCAGGCCAGGCACTTTACCCCACCACACTGCTGCTCATCACACTGCTACCAACAG ggtttttctttctcctaAGCTGGGCGCTCTTCACCAGTCAACATATCGCTGATATCCGTAAAGACCTGACATGCCTGGGCTCCTCATATTGGCTGGGTGCTGTGGGCTGGGCTCTGCTGCTGGCTGTTCTGCCAGTGGTGTTCCTGGTGGAGCAGTGTGTGGTACCTGACATACTGCCTGAGCTGAAGATGAAGACTGAGTTCTGGCAGAAGGGATTCCAGGTGGCGCACACCCGCTCGTTCAGTGAAAGCTACCAGCATAGCGCTAAACACTTTAAGCCTGAGTACAAGACATACATGTCCATGCCCTGA
- the accs gene encoding 1-aminocyclopropane-1-carboxylate synthase-like protein 1 isoform X1, which produces MDFPTKKYERGSNWSEPEVVELLQLWSDQAVQLELESCLRNQHVFNRIAVALHDRGIYRTADQCREKIKKLKLDYRRMKENQQTPRGARARRFYDVIDRVLSSRTAASSSSSSSYSALWGNAGVHHQAGPGSSSSAFTFSCPPKAGELMEIKLEELNADGEEELLSAEDPLCSEEEAEADCKSAGADTEDPGERGGECAAHAGWSPSGFSDHNVAGSSGAAVSPVAVPVPSVDRCIQADLQHPKYSSRFRQRKRRRAVRAGSGGRLLEKALASFINWQRVMEERYISLEEMRLHQDARAERQRQHQEERRVHQEREHELRLVSLLTGAFNTARGTAEPRSSNTETSAPSATVSEQTLLSVPPPLPPDPLTFPTVPRILQEDHSVDQGMSNTMILDSTAVASVPPQSPFVPSMLRDNQRADEGNTSTTTSDCSTTAFDIATLSVPFSSSGPGPGPSTLPFVPSMLRGDQTPQYSKFLSCRGNRIRQHQGILQEGYTQYYANKHDENSNPEGIINLGTSENKLCFDLLQKRLTQPDMLYVDPCLLQYSDWRGHQFLREEVAKFLSEHCHAPRPLRANNVVVINGCSSLFSAIAAVLCDPDDAILIPTPFYGVITEDVDLYSSVKLYCVPLDSEPSQNDDRPFHLTAEKLEHALQKAKKEGVKLKAIILMNPHNPLGEIYTSEEMISFLNCAKRHELHAIVDEIYMLSVFEGSFNSVLSLERLPDPQRTHVMWGISKDFAMAGMRLGTLYSENIDLIEALVQLGCFHGVAGPTQHQVSQLLKDRDWMNKMFLPENRRRLQEAHQYMSTQLTRLNIPYLHRGAGLFIWADFSKYLKEPTYAEELRVWRCFLKHRLLLSCGQAFSCSSPGWFRIVFSDQRHRIQLALFTGLERIKETIEELQCSSHMTDCENTKAVKQDDDRETQKNSQTEDENNKDASKNTTINAFNTTKVHLESNGALAESLLLADEEVQVNSYQTVADSESLDSLIGALRQQIHSSDWLEKNRPKLAEGEDPTQAEVFKDLLDRARM; this is translated from the exons ATGGATTTTCCAACTAAAAAGTATGAACGCGGGAGCAACTGGTCCGAGCCGGAGGTGGTGGAGCTTTTACAGCTCTGGTCGGATCAAGCGGTCCAACTGGAGCTGGAGAGCTGCCTCCGCAACCAGCACGTTTTTAACCGCATAGCCGTTGCGCTGCATGACCGAGGCATCTATCGCACCGCGGACCAGTGCCGAGAGAAAATCAAGAAGCTGAAGCTCGATTACCGGCGCATGAAGGAGAACCAACAGACGCCGCGCGGTGCAAGAGCGCGCAGGTTTTACGACGTGATAGATCGCGTGCTGAGCAGCCGCACCGCcgcctcttcctcctcctcctcatcatacTCGGCTCTGTGGGGGAATGCTGGAGTGCACCACCAGGCGGGCCCGGGCTCCTCCAGCTCCGCCTTCACATTCAGCTGTCCGCCCAAAGCGGGCGAGCTCATGGAGATAAAACTAGAGGAGCTGAACGCGGACGGTGAGGAGGAGCTGCTGAGTGCTGAGGATCCGCTGTGCTCGGAGGAAGAAGCGGAGGCGGACTGTAAATCAGCCGGAGCCGACACTGAGGATCCCGGGGAGCGGGGAGGGGAGTGTGCTGCTCACGCGGGGTGGTCTCCTTCAG GTTTTAGTGACCATAATGTGGCTGGCTCATCCGGTGCAGCTGTTTCTCCAGTAGCAGTTCCTGTGCCCAGTGTAGATAGATGCATCCAGGCTGACCTGCAACATCCTAAATATTCCAGTAGGTTCCGTCAGAGGAAACGTCGTCGGGCAGTACGAGCAGGCAGTGGTGGGAGGTTACTAGAGAAAGCACTGGCAAGTTTCATAAACTGGCAGCGAGTCATGGAGGAAAGATATATATCTTTGGAGGAGATGAGGCTACATCAGGATGCACGGgctgagagacagaggcagCATCAGGAAGAGAGACGGGTTCATCAGGAAAGAGAGCATGAGCTCCGTCTCGTTTCCTTACTCACAGGAGCCTTCAATACAGCCAGAGGGACAGCAGAGCCGAGAAGCAGCAACACCGAAACCTCTGCCCCCAGTGCAACAGTGTCAGAGCAGACATTGCTTTCTGTGCCTCCTCCGCTTCCACCTGACCCTCTCACATTCCCCACTGTACCCAGAATACTGCAGGAAGATCACTCTGTTGATCAGGGAATGAGCAACACAATGATCCTTGACTCCACTGCAGTCGCATCTGTGCCTCCCCAGTCCCCATTTGTACCCAGCATGCTGAGAGATAATCAGAGAGCTGATGAGGGAAACACCAGCACCACAACCTCTGACTGCAGTACAACAGCATTTGATATAGCAACTTTATCTGTGCCTTTCAGTTCTTCAGGTCCAGGTCCTGGCCCTTCCACACTCCCCTTTGTACCCAGTATGCTACGGGGTGATCAGACACCCCAGTACAGCAAGTTTTTGTCCTGCAGGGGTAACAGGATCCGACAGCACCAGGGAATTCTGCAGGAAGGCTACACACAGTACTATGCCAACAAGCATGATGAGAATAGTAACCCTGAG GGCATTATAAATTTGGGAACAAGCGAGAACAAGTTGTGCTTTGACCTTCTGCAGAAACGG CTGACACAGCCTGACATGCTCTATGTGGATCCTTGTCTGCTGCAGTACTCCGACTGGAGGGGTCATCAATT CCTAAGAGAGGAAGTAGCAAAGTTCCTGTCAGAGCACTGTCACGCACCGAGGCCACTAAGAGCCAACAAT GTGGTTGTGATAAATGGCTGTAGCTCTCTTTTTTCTGCTATAGCAGCTGTGCTTTGCGATCCTGACG ATGCAATCCTCATCCCAACCCCTTTTTACGGTGTGATCACCGAAGATGTTGATTTGTACAGCAGTGTGAAGCTTTACTGTGTTCCTCTCGACAGTGAG CCCAGCCAAAATGATGACAGGCCGTTTCACCTCACTGCCGAAAAACTGGAGCATGCTCTCCAGAAAGCAAAGAAAGAG GGAGTGAAACTAAAAGCAATCATTCTGATGAACCCCCACAATCCTCTGGGGGAGATCTACACCTCTGAAGAGATGATCAGCTTTCTAAACTGTGCCAAGAG GCATGAGCTGCATGCTATTGTGGATGAGATCTACATGCTGTCTGTGTTTGAGGGCTCCTTTAACAGTGTCCTAAGTCTAGAGAG GTTACCAGACCCTCAGAGGACTCATGTGATGTGGGGAATTAGCAAG gacttTGCCATGGCTGGCATGCGTTTGGGTACATTATATTCTGAGAACATTGATTTAATTGAGGCCCTTGTTCAGCTGGGATGTTTTCATGGAGTTGCAGGACCAACACAGCACCAGGTGTCTCAGCTGCTAAAGGATCGAG ATTGGATGAATAAGATGTTTCTCCCTGAGAACAGACGCAGGCTGCAGGAGGCTCACCAATACATGTCTACTCAGCTAACAAGGCTTAACATTCCCTACCTCCACAGGGGTGCTGGCCTCTTTATCTGGGCCGACTTCAGCAAG TATCTTAAGGAGCCCACATATGCAGAGGAGCTGCGTGTATGGAGGTGCTTTCTGAAACACCGGTTGTTGCTGAGCTGTGGTCAGGCTTTTAGCTGTTCTTCACCAGGATGGTTCAGAATCGTCTTCTCTGACCAGCGCCACCGCATCCAACTCG CTCTTTTCACAGGCCTAGAAAGAATCAAAGAGACTATAGAGGAACTTCAGTGCTCCAGCCACATGACTGATTGTGAGAACACAAAAGCTGTAAAACAAGATGAcgacagagaaacacagaagaATAGCCAGACAGAGGACGAAAACAACAAAGACGCTTCCAAAAATACAACAATCAATGCCTTCAATACAACAAAAGTGCATTTAGAAAGCAATGGTGCTCTGGCTGAAAGCTTGTTATTGGCTGATGAGGAGGTTCAGGTTAACAGCTACCAAACAGTTGCAGACTCGGAGAGTTTGGACTCGCTAATAGGAGCACTGCGACAGCAAATCCACTCctctgattggctagagaagAACAGACCGAAACTGGCCGAGGGAGAAGACCCAACACAAGCTGAGGTGTTTAAAGATCTCTTGGATAGAGCCAGAATGTAA
- the accs gene encoding 1-aminocyclopropane-1-carboxylate synthase-like protein 1 isoform X2, with translation MDFPTKKYERGSNWSEPEVVELLQLWSDQAVQLELESCLRNQHVFNRIAVALHDRGIYRTADQCREKIKKLKLDYRRMKENQQTPRGARARRFYDVIDRVLSSRTAASSSSSSSYSALWGNAGVHHQAGPGSSSSAFTFSCPPKAGELMEIKLEELNADGEEELLSAEDPLCSEEEAEADCKSAGADTEDPGERGGECAAHAGWSPSGFSDHNVAGSSGAAVSPVAVPVPSVDRCIQADLQHPKYSSRFRQRKRRRAVRAGSGGRLLEKALASFINWQRVMEERYISLEEMRLHQDARAERQRQHQEERRVHQEREHELRLVSLLTGAFNTARGTAEPRSSNTETSAPSATVSEQTLLSVPPPLPPDPLTFPTVPRILQEDHSVDQGMSNTMILDSTAVASVPPQSPFVPSMLRDNQRADEGNTSTTTSDCSTTAFDIATLSVPFSSSGPGPGPSTLPFVPSMLRGDQTPQYSKFLSCRGNRIRQHQGILQEGYTQYYANKHDENSNPEGIINLGTSENKLCFDLLQKRLTQPDMLYVDPCLLQYSDWRGHQFLREEVAKFLSEHCHAPRPLRANNVVVINGCSSLFSAIAAVLCDPDDAILIPTPFYGVITEDVDLYSSVKLYCVPLDSEPSQNDDRPFHLTAEKLEHALQKAKKEGVKLKAIILMNPHNPLGEIYTSEEMISFLNCAKRHELHAIVDEIYMLSVFEGSFNSVLSLERLPDPQRTHVMWGISKDFAMAGMRLGTLYSENIDLIEALVQLGCFHGVAGPTQHQVSQLLKDRDWMNKMFLPENRRRLQEAHQYMSTQLTRLNIPYLHRGAGLFIWADFSKYLKEPTYAEELRVWRCFLKHRLLLSCGQAFSCSSPGWFRIVFSDQRHRIQLGLERIKETIEELQCSSHMTDCENTKAVKQDDDRETQKNSQTEDENNKDASKNTTINAFNTTKVHLESNGALAESLLLADEEVQVNSYQTVADSESLDSLIGALRQQIHSSDWLEKNRPKLAEGEDPTQAEVFKDLLDRARM, from the exons ATGGATTTTCCAACTAAAAAGTATGAACGCGGGAGCAACTGGTCCGAGCCGGAGGTGGTGGAGCTTTTACAGCTCTGGTCGGATCAAGCGGTCCAACTGGAGCTGGAGAGCTGCCTCCGCAACCAGCACGTTTTTAACCGCATAGCCGTTGCGCTGCATGACCGAGGCATCTATCGCACCGCGGACCAGTGCCGAGAGAAAATCAAGAAGCTGAAGCTCGATTACCGGCGCATGAAGGAGAACCAACAGACGCCGCGCGGTGCAAGAGCGCGCAGGTTTTACGACGTGATAGATCGCGTGCTGAGCAGCCGCACCGCcgcctcttcctcctcctcctcatcatacTCGGCTCTGTGGGGGAATGCTGGAGTGCACCACCAGGCGGGCCCGGGCTCCTCCAGCTCCGCCTTCACATTCAGCTGTCCGCCCAAAGCGGGCGAGCTCATGGAGATAAAACTAGAGGAGCTGAACGCGGACGGTGAGGAGGAGCTGCTGAGTGCTGAGGATCCGCTGTGCTCGGAGGAAGAAGCGGAGGCGGACTGTAAATCAGCCGGAGCCGACACTGAGGATCCCGGGGAGCGGGGAGGGGAGTGTGCTGCTCACGCGGGGTGGTCTCCTTCAG GTTTTAGTGACCATAATGTGGCTGGCTCATCCGGTGCAGCTGTTTCTCCAGTAGCAGTTCCTGTGCCCAGTGTAGATAGATGCATCCAGGCTGACCTGCAACATCCTAAATATTCCAGTAGGTTCCGTCAGAGGAAACGTCGTCGGGCAGTACGAGCAGGCAGTGGTGGGAGGTTACTAGAGAAAGCACTGGCAAGTTTCATAAACTGGCAGCGAGTCATGGAGGAAAGATATATATCTTTGGAGGAGATGAGGCTACATCAGGATGCACGGgctgagagacagaggcagCATCAGGAAGAGAGACGGGTTCATCAGGAAAGAGAGCATGAGCTCCGTCTCGTTTCCTTACTCACAGGAGCCTTCAATACAGCCAGAGGGACAGCAGAGCCGAGAAGCAGCAACACCGAAACCTCTGCCCCCAGTGCAACAGTGTCAGAGCAGACATTGCTTTCTGTGCCTCCTCCGCTTCCACCTGACCCTCTCACATTCCCCACTGTACCCAGAATACTGCAGGAAGATCACTCTGTTGATCAGGGAATGAGCAACACAATGATCCTTGACTCCACTGCAGTCGCATCTGTGCCTCCCCAGTCCCCATTTGTACCCAGCATGCTGAGAGATAATCAGAGAGCTGATGAGGGAAACACCAGCACCACAACCTCTGACTGCAGTACAACAGCATTTGATATAGCAACTTTATCTGTGCCTTTCAGTTCTTCAGGTCCAGGTCCTGGCCCTTCCACACTCCCCTTTGTACCCAGTATGCTACGGGGTGATCAGACACCCCAGTACAGCAAGTTTTTGTCCTGCAGGGGTAACAGGATCCGACAGCACCAGGGAATTCTGCAGGAAGGCTACACACAGTACTATGCCAACAAGCATGATGAGAATAGTAACCCTGAG GGCATTATAAATTTGGGAACAAGCGAGAACAAGTTGTGCTTTGACCTTCTGCAGAAACGG CTGACACAGCCTGACATGCTCTATGTGGATCCTTGTCTGCTGCAGTACTCCGACTGGAGGGGTCATCAATT CCTAAGAGAGGAAGTAGCAAAGTTCCTGTCAGAGCACTGTCACGCACCGAGGCCACTAAGAGCCAACAAT GTGGTTGTGATAAATGGCTGTAGCTCTCTTTTTTCTGCTATAGCAGCTGTGCTTTGCGATCCTGACG ATGCAATCCTCATCCCAACCCCTTTTTACGGTGTGATCACCGAAGATGTTGATTTGTACAGCAGTGTGAAGCTTTACTGTGTTCCTCTCGACAGTGAG CCCAGCCAAAATGATGACAGGCCGTTTCACCTCACTGCCGAAAAACTGGAGCATGCTCTCCAGAAAGCAAAGAAAGAG GGAGTGAAACTAAAAGCAATCATTCTGATGAACCCCCACAATCCTCTGGGGGAGATCTACACCTCTGAAGAGATGATCAGCTTTCTAAACTGTGCCAAGAG GCATGAGCTGCATGCTATTGTGGATGAGATCTACATGCTGTCTGTGTTTGAGGGCTCCTTTAACAGTGTCCTAAGTCTAGAGAG GTTACCAGACCCTCAGAGGACTCATGTGATGTGGGGAATTAGCAAG gacttTGCCATGGCTGGCATGCGTTTGGGTACATTATATTCTGAGAACATTGATTTAATTGAGGCCCTTGTTCAGCTGGGATGTTTTCATGGAGTTGCAGGACCAACACAGCACCAGGTGTCTCAGCTGCTAAAGGATCGAG ATTGGATGAATAAGATGTTTCTCCCTGAGAACAGACGCAGGCTGCAGGAGGCTCACCAATACATGTCTACTCAGCTAACAAGGCTTAACATTCCCTACCTCCACAGGGGTGCTGGCCTCTTTATCTGGGCCGACTTCAGCAAG TATCTTAAGGAGCCCACATATGCAGAGGAGCTGCGTGTATGGAGGTGCTTTCTGAAACACCGGTTGTTGCTGAGCTGTGGTCAGGCTTTTAGCTGTTCTTCACCAGGATGGTTCAGAATCGTCTTCTCTGACCAGCGCCACCGCATCCAACTCG GCCTAGAAAGAATCAAAGAGACTATAGAGGAACTTCAGTGCTCCAGCCACATGACTGATTGTGAGAACACAAAAGCTGTAAAACAAGATGAcgacagagaaacacagaagaATAGCCAGACAGAGGACGAAAACAACAAAGACGCTTCCAAAAATACAACAATCAATGCCTTCAATACAACAAAAGTGCATTTAGAAAGCAATGGTGCTCTGGCTGAAAGCTTGTTATTGGCTGATGAGGAGGTTCAGGTTAACAGCTACCAAACAGTTGCAGACTCGGAGAGTTTGGACTCGCTAATAGGAGCACTGCGACAGCAAATCCACTCctctgattggctagagaagAACAGACCGAAACTGGCCGAGGGAGAAGACCCAACACAAGCTGAGGTGTTTAAAGATCTCTTGGATAGAGCCAGAATGTAA